The DNA window gagatagaacattgtgcccaatatgccctcccctcccccccacctgaGTCTGGGGGGCAACCATTGAGATGCTggttgtggggtggggagaatgtCATAggtataagaaaaatattttgtaaacttaCAACTGGAaaggggcaggggggtggggtggggaacagaACTTGGGGATGGGACCAGCCCTCCCAGACAGGAACATAAGGAAATACTgttggcttttttcccccagtcctAGTTCCCAATTCAGCTTCCACCCTTTAAACagcagacacagacagacagctCCATTATCCACAGGGAGGATCCCAGGAAAGACAGCAGCTGCAAGATGAGGACCCCTTCCAGGGGGTTTCCAATTTCTAGGAGTGTTTGAATAGGGAATATGGATCCAGCTTCCCCTACTTGACAGGTTCAACCACCAGGACCTTGCACTCACGCTTGGCAATCTTGTCCAGAGAGAGCATGGCCTTATCTGGAGGCAGGTAGAGGGGACGGCCTACAGGGGAGGCCACAGGAGGTGTGATGGCACGGCGTTCCATCACACTGCCTGACCTAGGGTATACAGCAAGTGGTTAGTGGAGGAACATGGCCTTGGTTCTGGAACTTTCCCAGGACCCCAGATTTCCAGAACGCCACTAAGAGTTCATTTTCCATACCTCATGAGGTGGCTTCGGGAGGGCTGCTGGTGGGAGAAGGACTGGGACCGGCCCAGGCTACCCTGATGTCTCTCCATAAAGTCTCGAACAGCAGGGCTGCTAGGACTACTCTTTCGTGACAAGGGTCGGGCCTCAGGTGGAGGGTGGGATACACTGGCAGTAAACTGCAACTTTAGCTTCATGTGCTGGCTCAACTATAGTAGGGAGACCAAAGGGATTAGCTTCTGTACTCCAGCCCCCTTCCAGTGCTGGAGAAGCCTTGATCTTAATTCCTACCAGGAAGTCTTTCTTAAGTTCTAGTTTCTACCTCTTCCATGCTGCAGCTCTCATCTTTTCATCCACTCTGAAAGCCCCTCTATACCAGTTGTCAGGGTATCCtatttctccccccacctccattaTCCCTAGTTACCTCAAAGAGTCCAGCCCTTAGGGCTTGGAAGGCCACACTGAAAGTGAGTGCAGTACCCTTTCTGGAGAAGCCAAGATTGTTAAGGGGTGTATGACAAACAATAGAATCCAAGGCAGCCTGCATAGCCCGGCGTTCTTCTTCACATAGCTGCTTTcctgagagagaagagggaaaaaaacagaTGAGCAGAATTTCTAAGACCTTTCATTCTATCTTTGGTTTGTGGCCCCCAGGACCTAAGTTATCTTCCTCTCTTAAAGACTCCAGTTGCTGACACTGGCATGAATACCTACCAGTTTGTGCATTCTCTGGGGTCCAGACAAGCCTAACAGCAAGGAAGTCCTGTAAATTGTTGAGCAATGTATAGGTAACAGTAAAACGCTCATGTACTTGCACGGGGGATTTACATGAGGCAGTCATTACAAAGCATGGACGGTCCAAGCGGATGCTAGGCAGCCTGAAGTAGAGAAAGCAGGAAAAGCATAAAGTGAGACCTGCAGAGACAGAAGATTGAACCTACTACCCACGGGGGATCTGAGAAGTGGGGCACACTTACCGATAGTGGGTGTAGATGCTCTGGGTGAATGGTAACTTAGGTGTAGACCACTGAACTATAGCAACCAAAGACACCTCTAGGCCCTGTGAAGgggacaaaaataaaaggaacgGGCCTTCTTTAGGGAACCTTCCCTTCATTATTCGTTCCACAGAATCCATTCTATCATCTTTCACATCCCAATCTTTTTACGCACCATCCCCTAGGCTTACCTCCTGGCCTTTTGCAGGGGGTTGTTCACCAGCCCTCAATTGGAATAGGAAGTTATGTTCCTCCAGAGCACTAAGGGGGCATGGGAAGCAGCCTGAGGAACCAGGGAGACGACAAAAGGAGCCCATGGAGACCTCCCCAGACTGGTGACTAATTCAGGAGGGAAAAAGGATAGGTTGTGAACTTCCTCTAAAAGACCCTTCCAAATCCCTACCCTATCCTTCCCATTTGTTCCCTTCCTCTCAGCCTCACCAGACATTGTCCACCAGCAGCACAGAACCATCAGGCATGACAGGCAGATAACTGGCATTGAAGTTTGGGAGGATGCGGATGTCCCAGATAGAAATTTCCTCTTGTGAGGAACTATTCAGCACTGCAAGAGTTAACTGGATTGTTGAGGTTCAGGGCACCTGTAGCCCAATCTTATACCCCAAGGACTTCACCCTAATTCTCCGCCCCCATCCCCCCACAAATCCTATCTGATATCATTCAGTCCCCAAAGCATATCACCCTTTGGAACACAGGCAGCCAGCCTGCTCACCCTTGAGCACTGTCAGGTGTTTTCCAGCCACAGTGATCTGTCGACATTTCAGAACGGGAGGGGGCAGTAGGGTTAGCAGTGTACTCACTGTAAAGTGGAAGGCACAGATGGATGGATTAGTAGCTGTCAAAGCATgctgcttcctttcttccccatcaCAGTCCCACCCCAATAATTATGCCATTTTCCCGACCAGCCTTTAAAATATATCCCATTCATCCCAAACCCTCTAGCTATTGAAACATGTGTGCCCCTTCTCCCTAGCATGGCTCTGAACTCCACACCTTGGGCCTTGAATGCATTTTGCTCCCCTCGGAATGTCTCCCCAGGGGCCCGGGTCTGCAGCAATCTCAGGTAGCCATGATCTCTGACCTCTGCTGTCTCAACCTCCCT is part of the Dromiciops gliroides isolate mDroGli1 chromosome 4, mDroGli1.pri, whole genome shotgun sequence genome and encodes:
- the TRAPPC14 gene encoding trafficking protein particle complex subunit 14 isoform X1, whose translation is MESQCDYSMYFPAVPLPPRAELAGDPGRYRALPRRNHLYLGETVRFLLVLRCRGNSEPGTGGGPEAVPGGSWTELAAALEALASVSAGSGVPGSGDLDGQPPGGAGLFSDCSPLLTHGPGPATGGGTTMLPVEEPIVSTDEVIFPLTISLDKLPPGTLKAKIVVTVWKREVETAEVRDHGYLRLLQTRAPGETFRGEQNAFKAQVSTLLTLLPPPVLKCRQITVAGKHLTVLKVLNSSSQEEISIWDIRILPNFNASYLPVMPDGSVLLVDNVCHQSGEVSMGSFCRLPGSSGCFPCPLSALEEHNFLFQLRAGEQPPAKGQEGLEVSLVAIVQWSTPKLPFTQSIYTHYRLPSIRLDRPCFVMTASCKSPVQVHERFTVTYTLLNNLQDFLAVRLVWTPENAQTGKQLCEEERRAMQAALDSIVCHTPLNNLGFSRKGTALTFSVAFQALRAGLFELSQHMKLKLQFTASVSHPPPEARPLSRKSSPSSPAVRDFMERHQGSLGRSQSFSHQQPSRSHLMRSGSVMERRAITPPVASPVGRPLYLPPDKAMLSLDKIAKRECKVLVVEPVK
- the TRAPPC14 gene encoding trafficking protein particle complex subunit 14 isoform X2 produces the protein MPDGSVLLVDNVCHQSGEVSMGSFCRLPGSSGCFPCPLSALEEHNFLFQLRAGEQPPAKGQEGLEVSLVAIVQWSTPKLPFTQSIYTHYRLPSIRLDRPCFVMTASCKSPVQVHERFTVTYTLLNNLQDFLAVRLVWTPENAQTGKQLCEEERRAMQAALDSIVCHTPLNNLGFSRKGTALTFSVAFQALRAGLFELSQHMKLKLQFTASVSHPPPEARPLSRKSSPSSPAVRDFMERHQGSLGRSQSFSHQQPSRSHLMRSGSVMERRAITPPVASPVGRPLYLPPDKAMLSLDKIAKRECKVLVVEPVK